The following are from one region of the Platichthys flesus chromosome 2, fPlaFle2.1, whole genome shotgun sequence genome:
- the LOC133960752 gene encoding dnaJ homolog subfamily B member 9-like, translating to MAVQGVHHHLGRIQAFVVLLLCLSAAASSERDRSYYDTLSVEPTTTDGQIKKAFRKLALKYHPDKSKTADAEKTFREIVEAYSVLSNKEKRRLYDSLGHEMYLENQVFTDAEDDTGAHFSFSDSFHDFNGSPFGEEEPQFVWTFPQDWEDENGPFEHPSFEGPAGFHFLFEDMEENEEDDYYYVV from the exons ATGGCCGTGCAAGGTGTCCACCACCACCTGGGGAGGATTCAAGCCTTCGTggtcctgctgctctgtttatcTGCAGCCGCCTCCTCTGAGAGGGACCGAAGTTACTATGACACCCTAAGTGTGGAGCCGACAACCACCGACGGTCAGATAAAGAAGGCTTTCCGCAAACTGGCGTTAAAGTACCACCCTGATAAGAGCAAGACTGCAGATGCAGAGAAGACCTTCAGAGAGATTGTAGAAG cctACTCCGTGCTCTCCaacaaggagaagaggagactcTACGACAGCCTGGGCCATGAGATGTATCTGGAGAATCAGGTGTTTACTGACGCTGAGGATGACACAGGTGCACACTTCAGTTTCTCCGACTCCTTCCATGACTTCAATGGTAGTCCCTTTGGGGAGGAGGAGCCCCAGTTCGTCTGGACCTTTCCTCAGGACTGGGAAGACGAGAATGGTCCATTTGAACATCCCAGCTTTGAGGGACCTGCAGGCTTCCATTTTTTATTCGAGGATATGGAAGAAAATGAGGAGGACGACTACTACTATGTAGTCTGA